The sequence below is a genomic window from Colletotrichum destructivum chromosome 4, complete sequence.
TCACATCTTTCTAAAGGAAAATTACACGGCAGATAGCACGCAACAAGTCGGGATAGCCCAAACATCTGCCTCTACCACATTTCCTTCTCTATTGTCCCTGCCCTGGGCTCTTGCAGCTACGGGATTTCTTCTATCGTCTGTTGTCAGCTTCCCTGAGCATTGGAAAAGAGACAGAGAGTATGAACATGAGAGAGGGATGAGGCGGGAAGATTACGAGCAGGAGAACGAACATCTTGCGCCCGCATAGTTTATCAGTCGCCCTTAGTACCTGCCTaggagaggaagagatgAGCGACTTCGCGGCCAGCCGCCCTGTTGCGAGTTTTGCTAACGTAAGGTTCCATTCTATCAGGTGAGTAGGTAGGTCCGTCCTGCTGGTTCGGCCAGGCTGCCGTCCCCTGCTGCCTAACCCCCGGCTGCACGCGCTGTTGCTGACCTGTCCAACGACCAACGGCCGTACGTACCAACCGCCGAAAAAATAAAATCATATTAGCGAGGCCTGATTGGGCAACTGCAGCAAACATAATCTCCTCCTTTGTCCAACATGGGCATAGATGAAGAAGTGCGGTTGATCTTCCAGGGACCTGGGAAATAGTCTGATCAATGCGGCGTTACATAAGCCTTGTCCCGGACGTCGCAtccgggcccggccccacGCCGGCCTGCAAGGACACCCAGTCCTTCAAGACGTCAGTTTTCCCTTGTGGACAGTGACACTTTCGTTCAGGCCTCACCATCTCTAAAAGACATGTCCCACCCACCTTGGAGTCCCTAGACCGATACCATCTAGACTGCCTTCATCCGGAACCTCTCCCCGTATGGACTCAGCTGTACCGGCTTGCCGCCCATCCACCGATAATACCCAACGACCTTCTTCATTGCGCCGCCCCAGCCCAGCTGCCTCCGCTGCCACGCCTTCGGTCTCGACCCGTCTTTGCACTGCTGCACGAGCATTGTCGGGTTCACGGCCGAATCGGCCAAGACTTCTATGTCGCCCACGCCAGGATCCGGCATGTCGACGAACATTTCCGTTGTCAAACGCGACGGCCGGCGCACCCCTGTATCCGACATGGACATGAACGCGACACCATGGCTGTGGTGTGGCATTCCGGATGGGAAGATGGATTCGACCTTGTCAGCGGCTACCACCTCAAAGTAGACCTCGAGACAGCGCAGTTGATCCAGGTAGATGATGAGCAGGCAAAGGATGGCAGCACCGACGGAGGCCACCCAGAAAATCCAGAATCGCGGCGAGTTCGGTGCATACTCTTCGTTCATAGAGAGGATAGCGGACACCACGGTAAATGGGAGAAGAATGCCTCCTAGATAAGTGACGCGATCGAGTGCTCGCTGATTTGCCTCCTTCTGATCCGGCCAGtgatcgccgtcgtccgcgcATGGCCGACTGCTCTGTGCGGGAAGATTCATATCTCTTGTCTGCAatgccgccgttgtcggtTGTGTACGGGGCCACCCAGGGGTTTGTGGAATCGTCGACGTCTCAAGCCGTGAGATGGCTATGCGGCGCTGCAATCGGTCAAGAAGGCTACGCCAATCGGTTTGCCGCTCCTGGTTTTGAGCCAAATCCAGATTCTGCTCGAGAGACTCTGTCGCTTGCCAGTACAGAGATGAGTCGTGTAGAGAGCCCGACTGGGAGCACGGGGGGAGAGTCTCGAAGAAGTCCTGCCATTTGTCGTAGACGGCTTCGCGTAGGACATCGGGcaggctttgcctgaccacATTTGCCTGCCGGAACGTTCGCAAGAGGCTGTCCTCGAGACCTGGCAGCTCGTCTCCTTCTGCAATCAGGACATTCCACACGGAAGTCCCGTCCATTTGCGATTCGTCGATTTTTGACTGCCACGAGCGGGTAACCGAAAGTGGCCGCCTGGCCTTGCGGACTTGTGAGGAAGGATCATTCCATATCGGCCTATCCAGAAACAGGACTACGGACAGAGAGTCTGTTAGCATAAAAACATCTTGGTTCCCTtccatccccccctttttttaGGTCCCGGGGGTTCATACCATCGGCCTTGCTACTCATCCACAGCGACGCATGACAGAACATGACAGCCTGTCCATCCCTCGACATCATGTGGAAGGGTGCTTCATCCATCACATCCACCAGGTCAGATTGTCTCGCAGACGGCTTATAACCAGAATCAGGCCCACAGTTTCCCCTGGCGGTCTTGACGAGCTCTGGGTATTCAAAGGATATGAAGCTCGAGCCGTCGTCGGGCCTCAATGGCCGATATCTTCGCCTCCCAGCATGCGCTTCGAGGAAACCAGGGTCGACGCCCAGCGAGTCCCTCAACACCTGCACCAGGTCCAGCGGAAGCCCCTGGACGATGGTGAGCCGCCTGCGGCCAACTGCTTCTCTCAAAAGGTCGTCAGCGTGGTTGAGGAGTCGTTGCTTGCAATCGTTGGTCTCCCAATCGAGGACGTACGCCGACGATCCAGACTCGGGGAACCTGTTCATCAACGACGATCTGCGGACGAGTAGCGCCGGCGTGTTGGACCGCTTCGTCTGGTCGGCCATGTCGCTGGCGGTCAGTGGCGGCGATTGCTCGAAGTCCTTTGATAAAGCCATCTCGCCTTCGGATGAGAGAGGATGGGTCACTTGTCGTTTCAAAGTGACCTTGCATCAATGTTCGTCAAACATCTCAGGCAGATCCGGAGCCCAGGCAAAAGAAACCCTTGAGCTATAAAAGAAATCACCTTAACCGATTTGGCTGACACTTGTCAGAGTAACTGTCAAGTGACCTGGGCTAATCTCTGGGATTAAGCGTCTAGCAAAGCTCTCACCTGTTCCTTAGCCTCGTCTAGTCCGACTCAGGCTTAAGAAGTTGGTGTCGGTCAGCCACGCAGTACTATGGCCAACCGTCGCGAAATGATGAGGTGGTCTTCATGTGCTCTAGTCTGGGCTTGGAACCATTCAGGAATATCAATGAGCTTGCCACGTCAAGCCAGCCCACAACATTCTCGGATACGAACGTGCGATTCACCCACCGGGCGATTCCCATGACCTAAGTGCCGGTGCCGTCAATCCCGGGCGGTAACGAGCCGGAAGTCTATGGTTCCAATCCATGAGGAAGCGAATCTTCTGTCCAGAGAACACGCTTTGTGCAGCCTGTAAGATGAGAGTAGGATCCAAATACCCCTTTATGAGCACTCGGCAGGGTCCCTTGGAACGAATTGTAAGATGAGGTCTCGACTCGTCGAAGGACAGCCAAAGAGGCCAAGTCCGTTCGGCGGGCTTTCTAAGCCCCCCCAACCCAGTCTCCTGGATGTTGAAAGTATGCACAGACGTCGCcggggttgttgttcttctttgTTGCTACAGAATGTCTTGGAAGATGGAGGTGTAGACGAAATTTGGGGCAAATCGATGCGTGGCCGACCTCGTGGGAGAAGCGCGGGGAGGCGCACAGGCCGCCTTGCCAACTGTCAACTGTAATTAATCCATTTGCCCTCTCACCGAAAAAGGCTTACCGAACACAGCAAGACTTGTGGTTTTATTTTTGGCGGGGTTCAAGCCACAACGCGTCCCACCGCGCCTCACCGAAACGACCTCCCGCCCGCTTGACTCTGTAATGTCAACACCACCAATCTGAACATCGCCCTGCCTAACCACCTAGTGTCGCCGACAATCCCAACAAGCACGGCAATCGATATCGCACGAAATACACACGCACAATGGAGCAGGGACGGGAATCAACACTGCTGCATTCGCAGCCGGAGCTGACGCCGCTGGAAGCCGAGGTCCTGGAGGAGTACGAGAAGCTGGCGGACAATATGAAAAAGGTTTGTCACATGGCCGTCCCCCTAGACACCTCATACGTTGTaaaaggaaagggggggaaaaagaagaagaaaaaagctGACGCAGTGGGGAATGTTCGCAGCTCGCCTCTACACTGGAAGACCTCAGCGGCTCCCCGAGCACCGAGatccttgatggcctgcGTGAGCTGGAGCGCAAAACGAGCCTGGTCTTCACGCTTCTCAAGGCGAGCGTGTACAGCATAGTGCTGCAGCAGGAAATCGATTGGGGCGACCGGGCGGGAAGCCAAGGCAACGAccgggaggacgaggaagagtGAGACGCATCGGGTCTTGGAGAtggaaggccgaggccaccaAGTTTGGTGACCTGCAACGACTGCAAAAATTGGGCGAGACGAGAGACAAAAACACTGGCAGACGATGAGATCATGAGCAGAGGAGATACCCCACGAATTATCATCAAACATGGCGCAACGTGCGAGCATGCCGATTTCCAGCGCTGTTGCACGTACACCACGACCAGCGTACACTCGATGGGGATAGGCTTGTAGTGATTTGCGCTTTTTCGAACATTTACAGTGGTATACAAAGTGGTATACAGATTAATATACAGAGCCGCCGTAGTACACCTTCCTCACGTCGACTAGCTTCTTCCCGCGGCCAATGGCCATCTCCTCTGGATCCGGTTGGTTCATGAGGGCCTTGTGGACGGCATAGACAGTGTTATAGGGATTGTTGGAGCGGGGGATCGTGGCAGCCAGGTCATGAATTCCGGCGAGGCGGGCCATTTCAAATATCCTGTGGGAGACGCGAAGTCCGAAGCCTAGGGAGCATGTCAGTCTAGTGTTCGTATCGTGTTGCGACAAAGACGGGAGGAAGAACTTACCGGGGGGGCGCGAGGCAAGCTTCACAACGGTTCCCGAAatcttggcctcgacgttgcCGAAGATGGTGCGGTTTTCATACCGGCGAATAGGCTTCATGTTGCGGATGGCAAGAAGcgtggccgtcgccgtggcgATATGAAGGTCGGTGGACTTGGCCTCTCCCACACCCAGTCTACCGTTGCCGTTACCGGCCACGACGACAACAGAGGCGCTGCGGATCTTGCCCAAACGGGTCTGGTTGGAGACGCTACGGAGAACGACTCTCTTGGTGAGGACGGAGAGGATGTCGGTCATCTTCATGCCAGTGGCATTCTTGAGCTTTGCGAAACGGCCCGTggggtcgaggccgtcgtcctcggggtcGTCGGGGGGCTTGTAGAGGCCCTTAACACCCTCGACCTTGCCAAGCTCGGCAGACAGAGCCGAATTGCCGTGCTCGCCCTCGATAGCCTTCCACGAGTCGAGGCGGGACGGTTGGAGGGGGTTTTCGACAGTAGAGAGCGACTGTTCAAGCTCCTCGAAAAAGTGCTTGTCGATCAAGTTCATCCAATCGTTGTCTGCAATCCCCGCCTGCTTCGGCCCCCTCGGCCGCTGGCCTCCCAGTACGTCAGGGTCCTGGTCGACTAGGAACTTTCTGCGCAATTCAGGGTTCTGCTCGAGCTCATCCAACTCCTCCTCCGTGAAGTCGAGTTTGTCCGGGTTCGAGTCCTTGACCTTGCGCAGCGCCCTGGCAAAGGCCCGGCCCATGGTGTCATGCATTTGAGTGTCGACCCGGTCCGCCATCTTCTCGATGTAGTTGTCGACCCACTCTCTCCTCGGGAGCCACTTCACTTCTTGGGGCTGCAGAGTCTTCTGGGGTTTCGCGTCGATAACAGGTCGGATTGTCGCGAAGTCCTCGACGTAGGGCTGCTTGTAGGGGTCCGTCCGTAACCGACCCTGGATCACCAGGTCTCTAGGGTCAatggccgcctcggccgcctcgagagCCTCCCACTGCTCGGGAGTGTACTTCTGCTTCAGGgtcgccttctcctcctctgtGTACTCGGGGAACTTGCGCTTCGCATACGAGTCGATCGCATCGGGGGTCGTGAGTCCCATCTTCTCGGCAGTGATATTGTTGAATCGTgaccgcctccgccccgaCCGGCTAACGGAGCTGTGGAACAGACGGCAGGGCATGGCCGGCGTgctcgagacggagacgCATCTCGACAGGACGCTCCGCGCCGGGCGTACCGAGTTCATCGCTgcagagagggagagcgTCGTCTCTGCGCCAGAGTTCGTTGCCGGCAGCGCAGGGTGTGATGGTCGCCTTGAGGTGGGTGTGTAGTCGCGTGATGGGGGCTCTTTTGGTTGAGCTCAGGGTCGCGCCAGCTGGTCGACAATTTTTTTGGAAAGCTCAATTGGAACGGCCTGCACCGTACAATTTGCCTTAGGCCGATTCAGGCCACATCATTGGTTGGAGACACACGGTCTTCTGCTGCCCCTGGCCCGTGCGGTTTGGCTCGGTAGAGATCGTAGAGTCACCTGATCTCGGTGAGCGTCTAAGGTCTAATCATCTTACCGATAGTACCTTTCTTGGCAAACGATCCGAGGTAGCTTACCTAATCTTGGCGACCTGAACTACTCTGTACCTAGGTAGACGATGATCACCTTTCCTATGCCGGCATCACCGTGGAAACACCACCCAAAGTCTCTTCCAACCGGAACACAGCATAGGACATTGGGCTCTACGAAGTTGCTGCAGACTTATCGCCAACCACCACAAGTCGAGTTGAATATGCGCAATCAAGTCGCCTTTCCCGTTACATGGTCTGGACCCCTTGCCCCGTGCCGAAGTAACCGCTGCAGCTCGCCCCTGCGCAGCCAATCACCCGTCGCAGACATCAGTCGAGTTTCTGCCGCAGGCCTGAAACGCGCATCGAaggtcccccctcccctggcCGCTCTCACGCATTTTCAACCACCACGATGCGCACCGCATGCCGCGTCCTGGTCTCACCCACCAAGCCCAAAGACGGCCTAGCCCGCGAGGGCACTGTAACCACTGACCACTGTAGGGCCATTTCCCTTCGTACCTTGAACGCACCCTAAATTGTGACGTCTCCCGTTTCGAGCAGCCGAGCGGATCTTTTTCATACATCTTGGCCCCGACGAACCCTCCTATTTCCTTATTTCTCCCTCCGGGCCTCTTCGCATCTCATGTGTTTCCTGTCGTGCAACAAACCCATTCAAGTCTGGTCTCCCAACAATACGTACAATTTCATTTTTCCCTTGTGACTGGCGCACTTGAGACTCGGACCTTCCTTTTTGACCATACCCGTACCTACACGTTAATCCGAACCACCACAGTTCACACCGACGCAATTGTCCAAGACAGACCAAAGTCGCACCCGTAaccgtcgccgacaagcaAACGAAGCGCAAATTCCCAACCAACTGTTGCAACTACAAAAACGCGTGCCGTCTTCGCAGTCGATAGCCGTTCACGGACACCGTACACCCCAAATTCGCAAAGATGGGCCAATTCGACTGGTTCCGATCCATTGGCGCCacgcccgaggccgtcgccgtcctgaATGATCAGCCCATTCTCTTTACCATCCTCTTGATCgtcctcttcgccgtcaccCTGCAAGGGGTTCTTCTCTGGTACATCCACTTCGCGACATTGAAGCCTGAacagaggaagaagaaggagccTACGAAGGGGGGCAAGGGT
It includes:
- a CDS encoding Putative DASH complex subunit Dad3 protein; this translates as MEQGRESTLLHSQPELTPLEAEVLEEYEKLADNMKKLASTLEDLSGSPSTEILDGLRELERKTSLVFTLLKASVYSIVLQQEIDWGDRAGSQGNDREDEEE
- a CDS encoding Putative small ribosomal subunit protein uS5; the encoded protein is MNSVRPARSVLSRCVSVSSTPAMPCRLFHSSVSRSGRRRSRFNNITAEKMGLTTPDAIDSYAKRKFPEYTEEEKATLKQKYTPEQWEALEAAEAAIDPRDLVIQGRLRTDPYKQPYVEDFATIRPVIDAKPQKTLQPQEVKWLPRREWVDNYIEKMADRVDTQMHDTMGRAFARALRKVKDSNPDKLDFTEEELDELEQNPELRRKFLVDQDPDVLGGQRPRGPKQAGIADNDWMNLIDKHFFEELEQSLSTVENPLQPSRLDSWKAIEGEHGNSALSAELGKVEGVKGLYKPPDDPEDDGLDPTGRFAKLKNATGMKMTDILSVLTKRVVLRSVSNQTRLGKIRSASVVVVAGNGNGRLGVGEAKSTDLHIATATATLLAIRNMKPIRRYENRTIFGNVEAKISGTVVKLASRPPGFGLRVSHRIFEMARLAGIHDLAATIPRSNNPYNTVYAVHKALMNQPDPEEMAIGRGKKLVDVRKVYYGGSVY
- a CDS encoding Putative corA, transmembrane region, with amino-acid sequence MALSKDFEQSPPLTASDMADQTKRSNTPALLVRRSSLMNRFPESGSSAYVLDWETNDCKQRLLNHADDLLREAVGRRRLTIVQGLPLDLVQVLRDSLGVDPGFLEAHAGRRRYRPLRPDDGSSFISFEYPELVKTARGNCGPDSGYKPSARQSDLVDVMDEAPFHMMSRDGQAVMFCHASLWMSSKADVLFLDRPIWNDPSSQVRKARRPLSVTRSWQSKIDESQMDGTSVWNVLIAEGDELPGLEDSLLRTFRQANVVRQSLPDVLREAVYDKWQDFFETLPPCSQSGSLHDSSLYWQATESLEQNLDLAQNQERQTDWRSLLDRLQRRIAISRLETSTIPQTPGWPRTQPTTAALQTRDMNLPAQSSRPCADDGDHWPDQKEANQRALDRVTYLGGILLPFTVVSAILSMNEEYAPNSPRFWIFWVASVGAAILCLLIIYLDQLRCLEVYFEVVAADKVESIFPSGMPHHSHGVAFMSMSDTGVRRPSRLTTEMFVDMPDPGVGDIEVLADSAVNPTMLVQQCKDGSRPKAWQRRQLGWGGAMKKVVGYYRWMGGKPVQLSPYGERFRMKAV